From Candidatus Hydrogenedentota bacterium, a single genomic window includes:
- a CDS encoding FkbM family methyltransferase, translated as MDTTEKTGRVAGWLMKLVLRLPGAEGALARLLLRGDAGRFRSLALSSNCAPLRALLFDEDARLLKRLLSPRDHEALKGLLFEDDYRLLKSLLARRGHEALKAIMLEGDPAWFSMIARARQGAPLTALLFEDDAALLRHVLRVRGAGALVPVLASLDASERAALAGALLFAGRPEPLELLTRMDGFQERVLGEPRLYAMLELARTWEQLLPILSADDGGLGARIRTSIARIARPEHVRGRIIDAITEGDTVRLAHGTLRFACRHSLWTLLHEILLNEAYYFACDSVRPRIIDGGAHMGMAIYYFKSLYPQARITAFEPHPALRAMAEENAARNGWEDVEILPHALAANCGEATFYASATWSMAGSLVDRRAGQGDEVSAISVSCVPLSDYLREPVDFLKLDIEGAEWEVLAEASDLLPNVGQIFCEVHQGGGLDSERLVRILALLERSGFDVQVAKSHNYGETSRRRPLTHFEGTSSAIVWARNRHPYS; from the coding sequence ATGGACACTACCGAAAAGACGGGCCGAGTTGCCGGATGGCTCATGAAGCTGGTGCTGCGGCTTCCGGGGGCTGAAGGGGCCCTCGCCCGCCTGCTCCTGCGGGGCGATGCCGGGCGCTTCCGCTCCCTGGCCCTGTCATCGAATTGCGCGCCCCTGAGAGCGCTGCTTTTCGACGAGGACGCTCGGCTGCTCAAGCGCCTGCTGTCCCCGCGGGACCATGAAGCGCTAAAGGGGCTCCTCTTTGAGGACGACTATCGCCTGCTCAAGAGCCTGCTCGCCCGTCGCGGACATGAAGCGCTGAAGGCGATCATGCTGGAAGGCGATCCCGCCTGGTTTTCCATGATCGCCCGCGCGCGACAGGGGGCTCCGCTCACCGCGCTGCTCTTTGAGGATGATGCCGCATTGTTGCGCCACGTTCTCCGGGTGCGGGGCGCGGGGGCGCTCGTGCCCGTGCTGGCCTCCCTCGATGCGTCGGAACGGGCCGCACTGGCCGGCGCCCTGCTCTTCGCGGGCCGTCCCGAGCCCCTGGAACTGTTGACGCGCATGGATGGCTTTCAGGAGCGTGTGCTGGGCGAGCCCCGGCTCTACGCCATGCTGGAACTCGCGAGGACCTGGGAGCAACTGCTGCCCATTCTGTCGGCGGATGACGGGGGACTCGGCGCGCGGATTCGGACGTCAATCGCGCGCATCGCGCGGCCCGAACACGTGCGCGGGCGGATCATTGACGCCATCACGGAGGGCGATACGGTCCGCCTTGCCCATGGGACCTTGCGTTTCGCCTGCCGTCACTCCCTGTGGACCTTGCTGCATGAAATTCTGCTGAACGAAGCCTATTACTTCGCCTGCGATTCAGTGCGCCCGCGTATCATCGACGGCGGCGCACACATGGGCATGGCGATCTACTACTTCAAATCGCTCTATCCCCAGGCGCGGATTACGGCCTTCGAACCCCATCCGGCCCTTCGCGCGATGGCGGAAGAGAACGCCGCCCGCAACGGCTGGGAGGATGTGGAAATCCTGCCCCACGCGCTCGCGGCCAACTGCGGCGAGGCAACGTTCTACGCATCCGCAACCTGGAGTATGGCGGGTTCGCTGGTGGATCGACGCGCGGGCCAGGGGGACGAGGTATCGGCGATATCCGTCAGTTGTGTGCCCTTGAGCGACTATCTGCGCGAGCCGGTGGATTTTCTGAAGCTGGATATCGAGGGTGCGGAGTGGGAGGTGTTGGCGGAGGCATCGGACTTGCTCCCCAACGTGGGGCAGATCTTCTGTGAGGTTCACCAGGGGGGCGGGTTGGACTCGGAACGGCTGGTGCGAATACTGGCGCTGTTGGAGAGGTCCGGATTTGACGTGCAGGTGGCCAAGTCTCACAACTACGGGGAGACCTCCCGGCGGCGGCCCCTGACCCATTTTGAAGGCACGTCCTCGGCGATTGTCTGGGCGCGAAACCGTCACCCCTACTCCTGA
- a CDS encoding sulfatase-like hydrolase/transferase: MKSHVAFRLTIFLFSLAAPIAHARDTHPNVIIIYTDDQGSADAGCYGSSDIKTPAIDHLAATGLRFTQFYAPAPVCSPSRAGLLTGRYPLSAGVPGNVSSTRGEAGMPPDRVTIAEMLKGAGYATAHIGKWHLGFTPETMPNGQGFDHSFGHMGGCIDNYSHFFYWSGPNVHDLYRNGVEVHHDGEYFPDLMVEEAGDFMAAHREEPFFIYFAMNAPHYPYQGEPEWLDTYAAASMAYPRNLYGAFLSSADARIGALVARVEALGLAEDTIIIFQSDHGHSVEERAHFGGGSAGSLRGAKFSMFEGGLRVPAIIRWPGKIEGGAVRTQLAHGCDWLPTIADLCGVELPGSSLDGKSLAAVIASAEAPTPHSVLHWLTGSVEQGQWAVREGDWKLIGNPQDPTLPPGESLPSHYLVNLARDPEERENRSASDPEQLARLKALHEAWLQRAVAGP, encoded by the coding sequence ATGAAGTCCCACGTTGCGTTTCGTCTCACAATATTCCTGTTCAGTCTCGCCGCCCCAATCGCCCACGCGCGCGATACCCATCCAAACGTTATCATCATCTACACCGACGATCAGGGTTCGGCCGACGCCGGTTGTTATGGCAGCTCCGATATCAAGACGCCCGCGATTGATCACCTGGCGGCCACGGGCCTCCGATTCACGCAGTTCTATGCGCCGGCCCCGGTGTGCTCACCGTCACGCGCGGGGCTGCTAACGGGACGCTATCCCCTGAGCGCGGGCGTGCCGGGCAATGTCTCTTCCACGCGGGGCGAGGCCGGCATGCCGCCGGACCGGGTGACGATTGCGGAGATGCTGAAGGGCGCGGGTTACGCCACGGCGCACATCGGCAAGTGGCATCTGGGCTTCACGCCCGAGACGATGCCCAACGGTCAGGGTTTCGACCATTCCTTCGGCCACATGGGGGGCTGTATCGACAACTACTCCCATTTCTTCTACTGGTCTGGACCGAATGTGCACGACCTGTACCGCAACGGAGTCGAGGTGCATCACGACGGCGAATATTTTCCGGATCTGATGGTGGAGGAGGCGGGAGATTTCATGGCGGCCCACCGCGAGGAGCCCTTCTTCATCTACTTCGCCATGAACGCGCCGCACTACCCCTACCAGGGCGAACCCGAGTGGCTGGACACGTATGCGGCGGCGTCGATGGCCTATCCGCGCAATCTCTACGGGGCGTTTCTGAGCAGCGCGGATGCGCGGATCGGCGCGCTGGTGGCGCGGGTGGAAGCCCTCGGGCTTGCGGAGGACACCATTATCATCTTTCAGTCCGATCATGGCCACTCCGTGGAAGAGCGCGCCCACTTCGGCGGCGGCAGCGCGGGGTCGCTTCGCGGCGCCAAGTTCAGCATGTTCGAAGGGGGACTTCGCGTGCCCGCCATCATTCGCTGGCCCGGGAAAATCGAAGGTGGAGCCGTTCGGACTCAACTGGCCCACGGATGCGATTGGCTTCCCACCATTGCCGACCTTTGCGGGGTCGAACTGCCCGGGTCGTCCCTGGATGGAAAAAGTCTTGCCGCCGTGATTGCATCGGCGGAAGCGCCCACCCCACATAGCGTTCTTCACTGGCTGACCGGGTCGGTGGAACAGGGGCAGTGGGCGGTGCGGGAAGGCGACTGGAAGTTGATCGGGAATCCTCAGGACCCGACCCTGCCTCCGGGGGAGTCGCTGCCGTCGCACTACCTCGTAAATCTGGCAAGAGATCCGGAAGAACGTGAAAACCGCAGCGCGTCGGACCCGGAGCAATTGGCGCGGCTGAAAGCGCTGCACGAGGCCTGGCTTCAGCGGGCTGTGGCGGGCCCGTGA
- a CDS encoding flagellin FliC: MGLRINTNVAALNTSRILRHNTLQLNKSLERLSSGLRINRAADDAAGLAIAESFRSQVRGSRVAARNAQDGINLVQTAEGALTESSNILQRIRELAIQAANGTNSAANRRSLDLEVRQLLDQLDDIALDTNFNGVGVLSSAQTVTLQTGPQQGQTLLVSVSGARTSDLGVSAVNISSVASAVGALSTVDAALQSINNLRAALGALQNRLEFTIATLGIQEENAAASESAIRDADVALETQAFTRNQILVSAGTTVLAQANIVPQTALQLLGG, encoded by the coding sequence ATGGGTCTTCGCATTAATACCAACGTCGCTGCCCTCAATACGAGCCGCATCCTGCGGCACAACACGTTGCAGCTCAACAAATCCCTCGAACGCCTGTCCAGCGGTCTGCGCATCAATCGCGCAGCGGATGACGCCGCCGGTCTCGCCATCGCCGAAAGTTTCCGCTCCCAGGTGCGCGGCAGCCGCGTGGCGGCGCGAAACGCGCAGGACGGTATCAACCTGGTGCAGACCGCGGAAGGCGCGCTGACGGAATCGTCCAATATTCTCCAGCGTATTCGCGAACTGGCCATCCAGGCGGCCAACGGCACCAATAGCGCGGCGAACCGCCGGTCTCTCGACCTGGAAGTGCGGCAGTTGCTCGACCAGTTGGACGATATCGCGCTGGATACGAACTTCAACGGTGTGGGCGTTCTGAGTTCCGCGCAGACGGTAACCTTGCAGACGGGCCCGCAACAGGGCCAGACCCTGCTGGTTTCGGTGAGCGGCGCGCGCACCAGCGACCTGGGTGTGTCGGCGGTGAACATCTCCTCCGTCGCCAGCGCGGTAGGCGCCCTGAGCACGGTGGATGCGGCACTCCAGAGCATCAACAACCTCCGGGCCGCTCTCGGTGCGTTGCAGAACCGCCTCGAGTTTACCATCGCGACCCTCGGCATTCAGGAAGAAAACGCGGCGGCCTCGGAAAGCGCAATCCGCGATGCGGACGTCGCCCTCGAAACCCAGGCATTCACCCGCAACCAGATTCTGGTCAGCGCTGGCACGACCGTACTGGCCCAGGCCAACATCGTCCCGCAGACGGCCCTCCAGTTGCTCGGCGGATAA
- a CDS encoding tetratricopeptide repeat protein, translated as MAGTSPRRPDLSLSMIVRNEAGRLPAFLDALGDLVDEICITDTGSEDDTLSLLRDRGCVTSSFPWRNDFSAARNAALRPCTGRWILSLDADERIAPQDRVALRALVAGPPDRCYRLVTRNYTDESTASGFVWAQGEDARAAGFRGWFPSAKVRLFPNLPGVAFEGAVHELVHCSLERLGVQVADASVPVHHYPHLNQSPEARVRKQNLYLELGLKKVAENPRDARARHELGDQYVDMGKLPQALESYREAVRLDPGNPMWLRDLGGVLLLLGQLSPAVQALELSLRLDAGSEEAWRNLGVARVRLDDWPGARDAFARAQALNPEHPENQRYLAIAAQACGDRPQALALLSRLLERHPAHVEARTLYERLLSDE; from the coding sequence GTGGCGGGGACCAGCCCCAGGCGGCCCGACCTGTCCCTCTCCATGATCGTGCGCAACGAGGCCGGGCGTCTTCCCGCGTTCCTCGATGCCCTGGGCGACTTGGTTGATGAGATCTGCATTACCGACACCGGTTCCGAGGACGACACCCTTTCCCTGCTTCGCGATCGGGGCTGTGTGACCTCCAGCTTCCCCTGGCGCAACGATTTTTCCGCCGCGCGCAATGCCGCCCTTCGGCCCTGCACGGGGCGATGGATTCTCAGCCTCGATGCGGACGAGCGAATCGCGCCCCAAGACCGGGTGGCCCTTCGCGCCCTTGTCGCCGGCCCTCCGGATCGGTGCTACCGGCTTGTGACGCGCAACTACACCGACGAATCAACCGCGAGCGGCTTCGTGTGGGCCCAAGGGGAGGACGCTCGTGCGGCGGGGTTTCGTGGTTGGTTTCCCAGCGCCAAGGTGCGCCTCTTTCCGAATTTGCCCGGTGTCGCCTTTGAGGGGGCCGTTCACGAGCTTGTTCATTGTTCTCTGGAGCGCCTTGGGGTCCAGGTTGCCGACGCTTCCGTGCCCGTTCACCACTACCCCCACCTCAACCAGTCGCCCGAAGCCCGCGTAAGAAAACAGAACCTCTATCTGGAGCTCGGCCTCAAGAAAGTGGCCGAGAACCCGCGGGACGCCCGGGCGCGCCACGAACTCGGCGATCAATATGTCGATATGGGGAAACTGCCCCAGGCCCTGGAGAGCTACCGGGAGGCCGTCCGCCTCGACCCCGGCAACCCCATGTGGCTGCGCGATCTCGGCGGCGTGCTTCTCTTGCTTGGGCAGTTGTCCCCGGCAGTGCAGGCCCTGGAACTTTCCTTACGCCTCGACGCCGGGAGCGAAGAGGCCTGGCGCAACCTGGGCGTGGCCCGCGTGCGCCTGGATGATTGGCCCGGGGCGCGGGACGCCTTTGCCCGCGCGCAGGCCCTGAATCCGGAGCACCCGGAGAATCAGCGCTATCTGGCCATCGCGGCACAAGCCTGCGGTGATCGCCCGCAGGCCCTGGCGCTGCTGTCCCGGCTTCTTGAGCGCCACCCCGCGCACGTGGAAGCCCGCACGCTTTATGAGCGGTTGTTATCGGATGAATAG
- a CDS encoding ankyrin repeat domain-containing protein, giving the protein MKAVWLHTLDDDGKTPLDRAFGSGHMALAEMMLRQVRDDEREMDKKAPPMHRAAYLGLTDAIHSLLRIGTDPSQRDSLLETPLHKAVREGHIATVAALLESCDVNAESNMGMTPLHWACVTGNQEIVELLLSRGADPYKRDECIDGMTAADMADSLGYVEISDLIRGGASYF; this is encoded by the coding sequence GTGAAAGCAGTTTGGCTACATACACTCGACGACGACGGAAAGACTCCTCTGGACCGCGCTTTTGGCAGCGGGCACATGGCGCTGGCGGAAATGATGCTGCGGCAAGTGCGCGATGACGAACGGGAAATGGACAAGAAGGCCCCCCCGATGCACCGGGCGGCCTACCTGGGCCTCACCGACGCCATTCACTCCCTCCTGCGTATTGGCACGGACCCGAGCCAGCGCGACAGCCTGCTGGAGACCCCCCTGCATAAGGCGGTGCGCGAAGGACATATTGCGACCGTGGCGGCCTTGCTGGAGTCCTGTGATGTGAATGCCGAAAGCAACATGGGCATGACGCCGCTGCACTGGGCCTGTGTTACGGGCAATCAGGAAATCGTGGAATTGCTCCTGAGCCGCGGCGCCGACCCCTATAAGCGCGACGAGTGTATCGATGGTATGACGGCGGCGGACATGGCGGACTCGCTGGGCTACGTGGAGATTTCGGATCTGATCCGGGGAGGCGCCTCGTACTTCTAA
- the mnmA gene encoding tRNA 2-thiouridine(34) synthase MnmA, producing the protein MDSAVTASLLSKAGYDCVGVTMRLVPEHEGKSVFEPCCGLEAAEDARRVCEKVGIPHQVMHAVDRFDRDIISHFVEEYQHGRTPNPCARCNRMIKFGALYQWADKIGADYIAMGHYARLEQRGNRYSLRRAVHLPKDQSYVLSPLTQAQLRRAWFPLGEMTKEEVRDHAWGLDFAMATKKESQEICFIPHRDYAGWIEGRAEAMPAGPIKTTDGKIVGTHNGLMHYTIGQRRGLGVSSDRPYYVVRLDTAENAVIVGHAEETFSAAFRTGPVCWGGLPRQEAPFECLVQLRSRHQAVPATVRPDLRGAEVEFHVPEQAVTPGQWAVFYDLEGFVLGAAIVQGFRLARPEECLGLRGAASA; encoded by the coding sequence GTGGACAGTGCCGTCACCGCGTCGCTACTTTCCAAGGCGGGCTATGATTGCGTCGGGGTGACCATGCGGCTGGTGCCGGAGCATGAGGGCAAGTCCGTCTTTGAGCCCTGCTGCGGCCTCGAAGCCGCCGAAGACGCCCGGCGCGTCTGTGAGAAGGTGGGCATTCCCCACCAGGTGATGCATGCCGTCGATCGCTTTGATCGCGACATCATCTCCCACTTCGTGGAGGAATACCAGCATGGCCGCACGCCCAATCCCTGTGCCCGGTGCAATCGCATGATCAAGTTCGGCGCGCTCTACCAGTGGGCCGACAAGATCGGGGCGGACTACATCGCCATGGGCCACTATGCCCGGCTGGAACAGCGGGGTAATCGCTATTCCTTGCGGCGTGCGGTCCATCTTCCCAAGGACCAGAGCTATGTGCTCTCCCCGCTGACCCAGGCGCAGTTGCGCCGGGCGTGGTTTCCCCTCGGCGAGATGACGAAAGAGGAAGTGCGCGATCACGCGTGGGGCCTCGATTTCGCCATGGCCACCAAGAAGGAAAGCCAGGAGATCTGCTTCATTCCCCACCGGGACTACGCCGGTTGGATTGAAGGCCGTGCCGAGGCCATGCCGGCGGGTCCCATCAAGACCACGGACGGAAAGATCGTCGGTACCCACAACGGGCTCATGCACTACACGATCGGGCAGCGGCGCGGGCTGGGCGTAAGCAGTGATCGGCCCTACTACGTGGTGCGTCTGGACACCGCCGAGAATGCCGTGATCGTGGGCCATGCGGAAGAGACCTTTTCCGCCGCGTTTCGAACCGGCCCCGTGTGCTGGGGCGGGCTTCCCCGGCAGGAGGCTCCGTTTGAGTGCCTGGTTCAGTTGCGCTCCCGCCATCAGGCGGTTCCCGCAACGGTCCGGCCCGATCTGCGCGGCGCGGAAGTGGAATTTCACGTTCCGGAGCAGGCCGTCACCCCGGGGCAATGGGCGGTATTTTACGACCTCGAGGGATTCGTGCTGGGGGCCGCCATCGTGCAGGGTTTCCGCCTGGCCCGGCCGGAGGAATGCCTGGGGCTTCGCGGCGCGGCATCCGCTTAG
- a CDS encoding polymer-forming cytoskeletal protein: MLESRKSKTYNENKVVSIIGQGTTIKGDISSQGTIRIEGTVSGNIQSGDTIVVQESGKLKADLVAGQIIISGEVHGNVLAHERLEICAGGKVVGDITSPRVSIAEGVLFEGKCTMKAPGESQAPAKVQGGQQQAKAKES, from the coding sequence ATGCTCGAATCACGGAAATCGAAGACCTACAACGAGAACAAAGTTGTAAGCATCATCGGCCAGGGCACCACGATAAAAGGCGATATCAGCTCTCAGGGCACGATCCGCATCGAAGGAACGGTCTCGGGCAATATCCAGAGCGGCGATACCATCGTTGTTCAGGAAAGCGGCAAGCTGAAGGCCGACCTCGTCGCGGGCCAGATCATAATCAGCGGCGAAGTCCACGGCAATGTCCTCGCCCATGAACGCCTGGAGATCTGTGCCGGCGGTAAAGTGGTGGGGGACATCACCTCGCCCCGCGTGAGCATTGCCGAGGGCGTGCTTTTCGAAGGGAAGTGCACGATGAAAGCGCCCGGCGAATCCCAGGCCCCTGCCAAGGTCCAGGGTGGGCAGCAGCAGGCGAAAGCGAAGGAAAGTTAA
- a CDS encoding M23 family metallopeptidase gives MKRWTVMLIPQDRGGTQTFSLAAYHFWTGIAVLSLLAFFSAFFFQRHQVIAAQAAVLQQQNKTLQWELEAPQPVAEAPVDTEKDLRALEESLRREYEANLATITAELTELLDMEAQARSITGIAPREKGEETESTATGGGQGGAPSGYQPVAHAGIGHEFRPPHIIYGMSRPSADLILQEIRVRQKSLSELVMDGKAMKDKLTRIPAIWPLVNGAGKITSRFGYRRDPFHRRVRHHDGTDVAAPTGTKVRATARGTVTFAEYDQFYGNLIKIDHGGGLETWYAHLSKISSQVGDVVDRSTVIGNVGSTGRSTGAHLHYEVHVDGAPVDSEKYMTE, from the coding sequence ATGAAACGTTGGACCGTGATGCTTATTCCCCAGGATCGGGGCGGCACACAGACATTTTCCCTGGCCGCCTATCATTTCTGGACCGGAATTGCGGTACTCTCCCTGCTGGCTTTCTTTTCGGCATTCTTTTTCCAGCGTCATCAGGTCATCGCCGCTCAGGCGGCGGTGCTCCAACAGCAGAACAAGACGCTCCAGTGGGAACTGGAAGCCCCCCAGCCCGTGGCCGAGGCCCCCGTGGATACGGAAAAGGACCTGCGCGCGCTGGAGGAATCGCTCCGCCGGGAGTATGAAGCGAATCTCGCCACCATCACCGCGGAATTGACCGAACTCCTCGACATGGAGGCTCAGGCCCGTTCCATCACGGGTATCGCGCCCCGGGAAAAGGGCGAGGAGACGGAATCCACCGCCACGGGCGGCGGGCAGGGCGGCGCTCCTTCGGGCTATCAGCCCGTGGCGCACGCCGGTATTGGCCACGAGTTTCGCCCGCCCCACATCATCTATGGCATGTCCCGCCCCTCGGCCGACCTGATTCTTCAGGAAATTCGCGTCCGGCAGAAGAGTCTATCCGAGCTGGTGATGGACGGGAAGGCCATGAAGGACAAGCTGACCCGCATCCCGGCCATCTGGCCGCTGGTGAATGGCGCGGGCAAGATCACCTCTCGTTTCGGCTATCGCCGCGATCCCTTCCACCGCCGTGTGCGCCATCACGATGGCACGGACGTGGCCGCGCCGACGGGCACCAAAGTGCGCGCGACGGCCCGGGGTACGGTAACCTTTGCCGAATATGACCAGTTTTATGGAAATCTCATCAAGATCGACCATGGCGGTGGCCTGGAAACCTGGTACGCCCACCTTTCCAAGATTAGTTCCCAGGTAGGGGATGTGGTGGATCGGTCGACCGTAATTGGCAATGTGGGCAGCACGGGTCGCAGTACGGGAGCCCACCTCCACTACGAAGTACACGTGGATGGCGCGCCGGTTGACAGTGAGAAGTATATGACCGAGTAG
- a CDS encoding YkgJ family cysteine cluster protein: MGRDTVSFSCHHTGHCCTDVVCLPTPWDVIRIVRQEGADPYEFLEFIRPGEIQGVTKGDPTWLKVGKERFMMALKRGKKGCHFLDKKTRYCSIYESRPILCRLYPFKLEEFRDGSFKGFSLHKDVGCPKHRDGKVDTIPLYELYLDDSIHQRDYNDLVEVFNSRDYEGKAPEDFIKMFVEFVKTKSSEKGSGARRAAKSGN; the protein is encoded by the coding sequence ATGGGACGAGACACCGTAAGTTTTTCCTGCCATCACACCGGACATTGTTGCACCGACGTGGTATGCCTTCCCACGCCCTGGGACGTCATCCGCATCGTACGGCAGGAAGGGGCGGATCCCTATGAGTTTCTGGAGTTCATCCGACCGGGTGAGATTCAGGGGGTGACCAAGGGCGATCCCACCTGGCTGAAGGTTGGGAAGGAACGCTTCATGATGGCCCTGAAGCGGGGCAAGAAGGGCTGCCACTTCCTCGACAAGAAGACCCGCTATTGCTCGATCTACGAATCCCGCCCCATCCTCTGCCGACTGTACCCTTTCAAGCTCGAAGAGTTCCGGGACGGCTCCTTCAAGGGCTTTTCACTCCATAAGGATGTGGGCTGCCCGAAGCACCGGGATGGCAAAGTGGATACCATTCCGCTGTACGAACTCTATCTGGATGACAGCATTCACCAGCGTGATTACAATGATCTGGTGGAGGTGTTCAACAGTCGGGACTATGAAGGCAAAGCCCCGGAAGACTTCATCAAGATGTTTGTGGAGTTTGTGAAGACGAAGTCATCGGAGAAGGGTAGTGGCGCGCGTCGTGCCGCCAAAAGCGGAAATTAA
- the trxB gene encoding thioredoxin-disulfide reductase codes for MENVVIIGSGPAGYTAALYTARADLNPLMLEGELSKDILPGGQLMTTTEVENFPGYPDGVTGPEMMEQFKKQAAKFGTRFLYKTVTKVDFSSRPFKVYSGEEVWEAKTVIIATGATAKYLGLESESKFENRGVSACATCDGALPRFRNKPLVVVGGGDTAMEEALFLTKFASKVHVVHRRDKFRASKIMGDRVINHEKVQVEWNTTVDEVLGNDKDGVTGVRLKDVNTGETREVECTGYFAAIGHKPNTDIFKGIIDLHDNDYIATKPGTSYTNVEGVFACGDVQDHVYRQAITAAGSGCMAAIDATRWLESQEG; via the coding sequence ATGGAAAATGTTGTCATCATTGGTTCGGGCCCGGCGGGATACACGGCGGCGCTCTATACAGCGCGGGCCGATCTGAATCCCCTGATGTTGGAAGGCGAGCTGAGCAAGGATATTCTTCCCGGCGGCCAGCTCATGACGACCACCGAGGTGGAGAATTTTCCCGGTTATCCCGATGGCGTCACCGGCCCGGAGATGATGGAGCAGTTCAAGAAGCAGGCGGCGAAATTCGGGACGCGCTTCCTGTACAAGACGGTCACGAAGGTGGACTTCTCGTCCCGCCCCTTCAAGGTCTATTCCGGCGAGGAGGTCTGGGAGGCGAAGACGGTGATCATCGCCACGGGCGCCACGGCGAAGTACCTGGGCCTGGAGTCGGAGTCCAAGTTTGAGAACCGCGGCGTGTCCGCCTGCGCCACCTGCGACGGCGCCCTGCCGCGCTTCCGAAACAAGCCCCTGGTGGTGGTTGGCGGCGGCGACACGGCGATGGAAGAGGCGCTGTTTCTCACGAAGTTTGCCAGCAAGGTTCATGTGGTGCACCGCCGGGATAAGTTCCGGGCGAGCAAGATTATGGGTGATCGTGTTATCAACCATGAAAAGGTGCAGGTGGAATGGAACACGACCGTAGACGAGGTGCTGGGGAATGACAAGGACGGCGTGACCGGTGTTCGTCTGAAGGATGTGAATACGGGCGAGACGCGGGAGGTGGAGTGCACGGGCTATTTCGCGGCCATCGGCCACAAGCCCAACACGGACATCTTCAAGGGCATCATCGACCTGCACGACAACGATTACATCGCCACGAAGCCCGGCACGAGCTACACGAACGTGGAAGGCGTCTTCGCCTGCGGCGACGTGCAGGACCACGTCTACCGTCAGGCAATCACCGCCGCGGGCAGCGGTTGCATGGCCGCCATCGACGCGACCCGCTGGCTGGAGTCCCAGGAAGGCTGA
- a CDS encoding AAA family ATPase encodes MPDQKLTTLTVSGFKSFAASAPDDSTGGNQMRLSNVTVLLGANGAGKSNVVTLFRLMDAMLTGTLQDFVGRNGGAESLLHFGPRATPRLTFTIESESVEIASRYTVTMSAAAPDTLNIPIENWEVRLKKSNVHDSSDTGMAGRLESHLSTGRTHSRAFDNGLHRLLRGCRTYQFHDTTENARIRKASYIEDAARLRGDAGNLAAFLFGLRLNHSDYYELIVHTIQQVCPQFGGFELAPSTLNANSILLNWRDRTRLDHLMGPHQLSDGTLRFMALATLFLQPPELLPPVIIIDEPELGLHPMALAILAGLVRGVAGKSQVILATQSETLVNHFEVDDIRPVSTANGSSRFLHLSLADYAQWLENYTLGELWEKNVFAGGPRFG; translated from the coding sequence ATGCCTGATCAGAAACTGACTACCCTGACCGTTTCAGGATTCAAATCATTCGCGGCGTCGGCACCGGACGATTCGACCGGCGGGAACCAAATGCGCTTGAGCAATGTGACCGTGCTATTGGGGGCCAATGGCGCGGGCAAGAGCAATGTGGTTACCCTTTTCCGACTGATGGATGCCATGTTGACGGGTACGCTTCAGGATTTCGTGGGGAGAAATGGCGGGGCAGAGTCCTTACTTCACTTCGGACCGCGCGCCACGCCCCGTCTCACGTTCACGATTGAATCCGAATCAGTTGAAATTGCGAGCCGATACACCGTGACCATGTCCGCCGCCGCGCCGGATACGCTCAACATTCCCATAGAAAATTGGGAGGTCCGACTCAAGAAGTCGAATGTGCACGACTCGTCCGACACGGGAATGGCCGGGCGACTGGAAAGCCACTTGAGTACTGGACGAACCCACAGCCGCGCGTTCGACAATGGTCTCCACCGCCTGCTGCGTGGTTGCCGCACATACCAGTTTCACGACACCACAGAGAACGCCCGCATTCGCAAAGCGAGCTATATTGAGGACGCTGCGCGTCTCAGGGGCGACGCAGGCAATCTCGCGGCTTTCCTTTTTGGATTAAGATTGAACCACAGCGACTACTATGAGCTTATCGTACATACGATACAGCAGGTGTGTCCTCAGTTTGGCGGGTTCGAGTTGGCGCCCTCAACACTGAATGCGAACTCCATCCTCCTGAATTGGAGAGATCGCACTCGCCTCGACCATCTCATGGGCCCCCATCAACTTTCCGACGGCACACTTCGTTTCATGGCCTTGGCGACCTTGTTCCTGCAACCCCCGGAACTGCTGCCGCCGGTGATCATCATTGACGAACCCGAACTCGGCCTCCACCCCATGGCGCTCGCGATTCTCGCCGGTCTCGTGCGCGGTGTGGCGGGCAAATCCCAAGTGATCCTCGCGACTCAATCCGAAACGCTCGTTAACCACTTCGAAGTGGACGATATCAGGCCGGTATCCACCGCAAATGGGTCCTCCCGATTTCTACACCTTTCTCTCGCGGACTACGCGCAATGGCTTGAGAATTACACGCTGGGAGAACTTTGGGAAAAGAACGTATTCGCCGGGGGGCCTCGTTTTGGTTGA